GATGACCAGGCGGGTCCCCTCGCCCAGGGCCAGCAGCTGATCCACCATCTGCTGCACCGTCTGCTGGGCGATGGGCTGGCCGCAGTTGGGGCAGTGGGGCCTGCCGATGCGGGCGAAGAGCAGCCGCAGGTAGTCGTAGATCTCGGTGACGGTGCCCACGGTGGAGCGGGGGTTTTGGCTCGTCGTCTTCTGATCGATGGAGATGGCCGGCGAGAGCCCCTCGATGAAGTCCACGTCGGGCTTGTCCATCTGGCCCAAAAACTGGCGCGCGTACGCCGACAGCGACTCGACGTAGCGGCGCTGCCCCTCGGCGTAGAGGGTATCGAAGGCCAGCGACGACTTGCCCGAGCCCGAGACCCCCGTGATGACCACCAGGCGATCCCGGGGGATGGTCAGGTCGATGTTTTTGAGGTTGTGCTGGCGAGCCCCTTTGATGACGATGGCCTTGCTGCTCATGCCGGCACGAACCCGTGGAGCTCCTGGCGCAGGGCCTTGATCTGGTCGCGCAGCTCGGCTGCCCGCTCGAAGGCCAGCTCCCGGGCTGCCTGGTACATCTCCTCCTCCAGGCTCCGGATCAGCGCGGCCAGCTCGTCGGGCGCCATCTCCTTGGCCTTGCGCTGCAGGCTCCGCAGGCTCCGATCCTTCTCCTGCTCCTGCTCGGCGCGCCACGCCTGCACGATGTCGGTGACGGCCTTCTGGATGGTGCGCGGGACGATCCCGTGCTTCTCATTGTACTCCAGCTGCAGGCGCCGGCGCCGGTTGGTCTCCTCGATGGCCCGCCGCATGGACTCGGTGACCGTCTCGGCGTACATGATCACCTTGCCCCGCACGTTGCGGGCCGCCCGCCCGATCATCTGGATGAGCGAGGTCTCGGAGCGCAAGTAGCCCTCCTTGTCGGCGTCGAGGATGGCCACCAGCGACACCTCGGGCAGGTCGAGGCCCTCTCGCAGCAGGTTGATGCCCACCAGCACGTCGAACTCGCCCAGCCGAAGCCCCCTCAGGATCTCGACCCGGTCCAGCGTCTCCACCTCCGAGTGCAGGTAGCGCACCCGGAAGCCCATGTCGGCCAGGTAGTCGGTCAGGTCCTCGGCCATCTTCTTGGTCAGGGTGGTGACCAGCACCCTTTCGCCCCGGCCCACCACCTCCCGGATCTCGTGGATCAGGTCGTCGATCTGCCCCTGGATGGGCCGCACCGACACCTCCGGATCCACCAGGCCCGTCGGGCGGATGATCTGCTCGACGATCTGCTGGCTGCGCTCCCGCTCGTAGGGACCGGGCGTGGCCGAGACGAAGATGACCTGGTTGATGTGCCGCTCCCACTCCTCGAAGCGCAGCGGTCGGTTGTCGAGGGCCGAGGGCAGGCGGAAGCCGTACTCCACCAGCGTCCGCTTGCGGGAGTAGTCGCCGTTGTACATCCCGTGCAGCTGCGGGATGGTCTGGTGCGACTCGTCGATGAACATGAGGAAGTCGCGGGGGAAGTAGTCGAGCAGCGTGGTGGGGGTGGAGCCCGGCGGACGCCCGCTGAGGTGGCGCGAGTAATTCTCGATGCCGTTGCAGTAGCCCACGGTGGCCAGCATCTCCAGGTCGAAGCGGGTGCGCTGCTCGAGGCGCTGGGCCTCCAGCAGCTTGCCCTGGGCCTTGAAGTAGGCGAGGCGCTCCTCGAGCTCCTCCTCGATGGTGACCAGCGCCCGCTTGAGCTTCTCCTCGGTGGTGACGTAGTGGGTGGCCGGGTAGATGGTGACGGTCTCGGGCTCGCCCAGCACCTCGCCCGTCACCGGGTCCAGCTCCAGGATCCGGTCCACCTCGTCGCCGAAGAACTCGACCCGCAGCACGCTCTCCGAGTAGGCGGGGTAGATCTCGATGGTGTCTCCCCGCACCCGGAAGGTGCCCCGCTTGAAGCCGATGTCGTTGCGCTCGTAGTGGATGCCCACCAGCCGGCGCAGGATGTTGTCACGATCGCGAAAGTCGCCGTGGCGCAGGCTCAGGGTCATGCCCACGTAGTCGTCGGGCGAGCCCAGGCCGAAGATGCACGAGACGCTGGCCACGATGACGACGTCGCGCCGCTCGAAGAGCGCGCTGGTGGCCGCGTGGCGCATCCGGTCGATCTCGTCGTTGATGTTGGCGTCCTTCTCGATGTAGGTGTCGGTCTCGGGCACGTACGCCTCGGGCTGGTAGTAGTCGTAGTAGCTGACGAAGTAGTGCACCGCGTTGCGGGGGAAGAACTGGCGGAACTCGTTGGCCAGCTGCGCCGCCAGGGTCTTGTTATGGGCGATGACCAGGGTCGGCCTCTGGACGCGCTCGATCACCTTGGCCATGGTGAAGGTCTTGCCGCTGCCGGTGACCCCCAGGAGCGTCTGGTAGCGCAGCCCCTCCAGCACGCCCCGGCTCAGCGCCTCGATGGCCTTGGGCTGATCGCCGGCCGGCTCGAAGTCCGAGACGACCTCGAATCGGCCCGGCAACTGCTCGGTGTCCCGGGCCGCTACGCCCATGCCTGCGCACCTCCCCGCACCGTCCCTTGCGGTCTGGAGGGCCGCCGCGCAAGCGGCCATCCGCACACAGGTTCGGCGCGCAGGCGATTATACCATGCGCGCCCCGGGGGCGGTACCGAACAGGTCCCTCCCCGACGACGACCTGGGGGACGCGATGCCACGAGAAGGGCAAGGGTTGCCGGACGCCGCGCGCCTCACTCCGTCACCACGTAGGCCCCCGCCACGAAGAGCGCCCCGTCTCGCACGCTGGTGCGCTCGGCCGCGGTCAGGGGCTCGTGGACCTGCCAGTCCTGCTTGCGGATGAACCCGGCCAGCCGCTGCACCAGATCGGCCGCCCAGCGGGCCGTCGCCTCCACCACGGCGGCGGGAGGCCGGGGCAGCTGCATCAGGTGGGGGAAGCAGAGGGGTCCCTGCGCCCCGGCCAGGCGCTCCCGCTGCAGCACCGCCTCCTGCTCGCAGCGTACGCAGCGCAGGGTGTAGACCTTGCCGCTGGCCCTCGCCCGCCGGGCGGCCTCGACCCATGGCGTCGGGTCGGGCTCGGCGCTCACGTGCGCCGTGCAGAGCGTCGCACCCCGCCCCGCCGGCACCCGCCCGCCGGGGAGAGGCGTCGCCTGCGCCCGGAGGCGTCCGCCACA
This genomic interval from Limnochorda sp. LNt contains the following:
- the uvrB gene encoding excinuclease ABC subunit UvrB, whose amino-acid sequence is MGVAARDTEQLPGRFEVVSDFEPAGDQPKAIEALSRGVLEGLRYQTLLGVTGSGKTFTMAKVIERVQRPTLVIAHNKTLAAQLANEFRQFFPRNAVHYFVSYYDYYQPEAYVPETDTYIEKDANINDEIDRMRHAATSALFERRDVVIVASVSCIFGLGSPDDYVGMTLSLRHGDFRDRDNILRRLVGIHYERNDIGFKRGTFRVRGDTIEIYPAYSESVLRVEFFGDEVDRILELDPVTGEVLGEPETVTIYPATHYVTTEEKLKRALVTIEEELEERLAYFKAQGKLLEAQRLEQRTRFDLEMLATVGYCNGIENYSRHLSGRPPGSTPTTLLDYFPRDFLMFIDESHQTIPQLHGMYNGDYSRKRTLVEYGFRLPSALDNRPLRFEEWERHINQVIFVSATPGPYERERSQQIVEQIIRPTGLVDPEVSVRPIQGQIDDLIHEIREVVGRGERVLVTTLTKKMAEDLTDYLADMGFRVRYLHSEVETLDRVEILRGLRLGEFDVLVGINLLREGLDLPEVSLVAILDADKEGYLRSETSLIQMIGRAARNVRGKVIMYAETVTESMRRAIEETNRRRRLQLEYNEKHGIVPRTIQKAVTDIVQAWRAEQEQEKDRSLRSLQRKAKEMAPDELAALIRSLEEEMYQAARELAFERAAELRDQIKALRQELHGFVPA